From Mercenaria mercenaria strain notata unplaced genomic scaffold, MADL_Memer_1 contig_985, whole genome shotgun sequence, one genomic window encodes:
- the LOC128555051 gene encoding uncharacterized protein LOC128555051, with protein sequence MKMASCVDIFDIVLSFDTTGSMYGCLNAVRDRMREMMRKLKSDIPGIRMGVIAHGDYDTGHTYIIKYENLTDDVERLCRFVQNAQGTGAGFAGNSDEAYELALYYTRCKISWRQNSNRVLVMIGDCRPHERDYFLNKQHIDWTKEILTLRDMNVKINAVQCGYPSYADTFYQKIASATFGHHVSLNDIKKIEEVLMSICYREAGLGIKTTSVVKSSSLASYPGHVNMSVPAPADSRTQISVPEEDSDSCSDDDDQSNVNGMKCPMLSTCF encoded by the exons ATGAAAATGGCAAGCTGTGTGGATATTTTTGATATAGTTTTGTCATTTGACACAACGGGTTCAATGTACGGCTGTTTGAACGCAGTACGAGACAGGATGAGGGAAATGATGCGGAAATTAAAGTCTGACATTCCTGGTATAAGGATGGGCGTGATTGCGCACGGAGACTATGATACCGGTCATACTTACATCATAAAGTACGAAAATTTAACCGACGATGTGGAACGTTTGTGCCGTTTCGTGCAGAATGCGCAAGGTACCGGAGCGGGGTTCGCAGGAAATTCAGATGAGGCGTATGAACTTGCACTGTATTATACCCGATGTAAAATCAGTTGGCGACAGAACTCGAACAGAGTGCTTGTCATGATCGGGGACTGTAGACCACACGAACGCGATTATTTTCTCAATAAACAACACATTGATTGGACGAAGGAAATATTAACACTCCGTGATATG AATGTAAAGATCAATGCAGTACAATGTGGTTACCCTTCCTATGCAGACACGTTCTACCAAAAGATAGCTTCAGCAACGTTTGGACATCATGTATCCCTGAATGATATAAAGAAAATTGAAGAAGTGCTGATGTCTATCTGTTACAGGGAAGCCGGACTCGGAATA AAAACAACTTCGGTAGTTAAGTCGAGCTCACTTGCAAGTTATCCAGGACACGTCAACATGTCAGTACCAGCTCCGGCTGATTCAAGGACGCAGATTTCAGTCCCAGAAGAGGACTCCGATTCCTGCTCAGATGACGATGATCAAAGCAATGTCAATG GTATGAAGTGTCCAATGTTGTCgacatgtttttaa